Genomic segment of Thermodesulfobacteriota bacterium:
CGCCGGACCTGCCCGCCATCCCCGCTGACCGCCAGAACCTGGAGCGGGCGATCGCCAACATGATCGAGAATGCCATCGAGGCCATGTCCGAGGGCGGCGGCCGGCTCACCCTGACCACCCGGCTGCGGGACGAGGCCTGCGAGCTGGTCATCGCCGACACCGGCTGCGGCATTGCCAAGGACCGGATCAAGAACATCTACGACCCCTTCGTCACCTCCAAGGTCTATGGCCCTGGCCTGGGCCTGACCTTTGCCCTCAAGACCATCCAGGCCCACCGGGGCATGATCGCGGTGGAAAGCGAGGAGGGACGGGGCACCACCTTCACCATTCAGCTGCCGGTACGCCGGCGAGGCTCGTGAGAGGCCAGATCCCATGGAGTGCAACAAGGAGCGTAACCTGACCCGCTGCAACTGCACCTACGACCCCTGCCCCAGGAAAGGCCTGTGCTGTGAATGCCTGCGCTACCATCTGCGCCAGCGGCAGCTGCCCGGCTGCTGCTTCCCCGCCCAAGCGGAAGGGACCTTTGACCGCTCCTTCGAGCACTTCGCCCGCCTGGTGGCGAACCGCCAGGCCTAATGCCCTTGGGCTGACCCAGGCCGACAAACCCCTTGACTTCAAGGGGGCTTGCAGCTCTACTGGGTCTACTGGGTGAAGAACCGCAGCCCCAAGCCTTCATTCGAGGTGCCGAGCGATCCATGCCCCTGCAAGCGAAGGACCGCCGGGAGCGACGCCGGGTGCCGGCCCGCTTCCCGGTGGATTGCGTCCATGCCGGCAACTTCCTGATCTCATACAGCGCCAACATCTCGGCGGACGGGATGTTTGTGTGCACGGATCGGCCGCTGCCGGTGGGCACCTATCTGCAGCTGGTGTTCTCCATCGGCGAGCTGCACGAGGTGGCGGTGGCTGCCAAGGTGGCCTGGATCAATGCCAATGGCGCCATCTCCGAGCCAGGCATGGGGGTGCAGTTCATCGACCCCCCGGAGAGCCTGCGGGAGATGATCCTCTCCATAGTGAACCGGGTGGCCGTCCTGGAGCCGGAATCCGCCGGCCCCTGACGAGGTCTGTCTTTGACACCCCCAACCCAGGCCACGGAAGACGCCGGCCTGACCATCCTCTTCACCGGCGACGGCAAGGGCAAGACCACCGCGGCCTTCGGCCAGGCTCTCCGCGCGGCGGGCCAGGGCTTGGCAGTTTCCATCGTCCAGTTCCTTAAAGGGCCTTGGCCCACCGGCGAGGAGAAGGCCTGTGCCGCGATCCCGGGGATCACGCTGCAGCGGTGCGGTGCCGGCTTCACCTGGCAGGGACCAGACCTGGCGATCCACCGGCAAGCCGCCATGGCTGGCTGGGAGATGGCCTGCCGCCAGATGGCCGAGGACCGTTTCGACCTCTTGATCCTCGACGAGCTGACCCACCTCATCGCCCTGGAGTTTGTCAGCGAGGTCCAGATCCTGGACGGGATCCGCTGCCGCCCCCGCAGGCTGCACCTTGTCATCACGGGCCGCGGCGCCACCCCGGCGCTCCTGGCGGCCTGCGATCTCGTCACCGAGATGCGAGCCATCCGCCACCCCTTTGCCCGCGGCCTGCCGGCCCGGAAGGGCATCGAATACTAGCCTTCGCCGTCAAGGACTTGGCGTGGACGCCGACCGCACGCTCCCCCTCGAAGAGCTTGCCGATCTGCTGGTGGATCTCAACGACGTTCTGGTCCGCCTGCAGCCAGACGGCCGGATCAGCGCCCTGTTCGGTCATGTGGAGGAGCTGTTCGGTCAGCCGGCAACGGACCTGCTGGGCACCGACATCGGTCTGCTCCTGTCCGAGGATGTGCTGGCCAGCTTCCTGAAGGCCCCCCAGAAGAAGATCCTTTACTGCACAGTGCGCCGGCCGGACAAGCGGGCGGTGCCGGTGTCGGTCTCCGTGCACCGGGTCCCGGCCGGGAACGGGACGGCCGGCTACCTGCTCACCATCCGGGATATTTCCGAAAAGCTGGAGCTGCAAAAGAGCCTGCGGCGGGTGGCGGTGCTGGAGTATGAAAAGCGGCGGGCCGATCAGGCCGAGCACGTGTTTTCAGAGCTCATCCACAACGTCAAGAACCGGCTGGTGGTCGTCAGCGGCTTTGCCAGGCTTCTGACCAAGCAGCTTGACCGATTCGAGCTCGCCTGGCCGGCCACCGCCAAAGGCCAAGAGCCCCTGGCGGCCTGTCTGGCCAAGATCCGGGAATCCGGCGCCCGCATCATGGGCCAGGCCGCCGAGACCCTGGACATGGTGGATCTCATCAACCAGAAGACCTACCGGGACCGGGAGACCTCCCGCCGGGAGATCAATCTCAACGAGCTGTTGCGCACCGAGCTCAAGATCGTGGCCATGGGCGCGCGGCTGGAGGGCATGACCAACACCGTCTCCCTGGCCAACAGCCTGCCGCCGGTGGTCGGCCTCTATTCCGACCTGTCCCAGATCTTCGTCAACCTGATCAAGAACGCCCTGGAGGCCATGCACCAGTCGGCGGTGCGCAACCTCATCGTCCGCACCTACCATGATCAGGATTTCAACATCGTCGAGATCAGCGATACCGGCCCAGGGGTGCCCGAGGAGCTGCGGGAGAAGATTTTCGAGCCCTTCTTCACCACCAAGCGAGGTCCCCGGGGCGAAACCGGTATCGCCGGCTGCCCGGGCACCGGGCTCGGCCTGTCCAGCACCCGCCGCATTCTCCACCACTATGCCGGGGACGTCGTTTGCCTGGCCAATCCGGCCGGCGGCGCCACCTTCCGGGTCCGCATCCCCTACCCCAAGCAGCTGCACCGACGGCTGGCCGGCATGGACCGCCAGGGCCTGGAAAGGGAGCTGGAGGTCATTCTGCACAGCACCGAGTTCCTGCCCACCTTGCCCGATGCCCTGACGGCCATCATGGAGGTGATCCAGGAGGACCAGACCTTGGCCGCCATCGCCGAGGCCCTCACCGCCGACTACTCGGTCCTGGAAAAGATCCTGGCAGTGGCCAACTCCGCGTACTTCGGCCTGCAGCACCCGGTCACCAGCTGCCGGGAGGCTATCCTCCAGCTGGGGCTCAACGAGGTGCGCTCCATTGTCCAGACCGTGCTCGTCTCGCACAGTCTCTACAACAACCCCAGGCTCCCCGGCCTGGAGCGGCTCTGGCAGCATGCCCTCGGCACCGCCCTCCTGGCCGACGAACTGGGCCGCCGCCTGCCGGACCCCGGCGGCGAGCTGGGCTTCGCCTACCTGACCGGACTCCTCCACGACGTCGGCGAGGTCCTCCTGCGCCTGGCCTTCCCTGCCGACTGCCACCTGGAGGTGGACCTGCTCGAGCGTAAGAAAGGGATCCTCAGCCCCGACGATCCCACCCTGGTGGTCCACGCCTGCCTGGGTCAGGTGTTCCTCAAGAACCGCACCCGCCTGCCGGAGCCGATCCTGGATGCCATCCTGCACCACAACCGGCTGCCGCCGCCTTCCGGTCAACCGCTGGCGCGGGTGCTCTTCCTGGCCGACAAGATCGAGCGCTACTACCCCAACGCCGATCCCGCTTACCAGAAGATCATCGCCACCATGGCGCAGGACTGGCTGGCCATCGACCCGACCGGCCTGGAGGCGGTCCGGGAGCGCGCCCTGAGCAAGCTGCACGGACTGACCCAGCGCCTGGGCGTAAGGGCGTAAGCCCCTGGACGCCCACCTCGAAGACACCCGTCCGAACGTACCGGCCGGTTATTGGGCGTTGCCGGCAGGCGGGTGCGGGCGGACACCCAAGCGGAGGGCGGCCAGGTCCTCGCCGTGGACCAGGGCCTCACCGACACAGCGGCCCAGGCCCCGCACCTCCTCGATCTGGGACCGGGAATGACCGTACCGGGGATAGAAGCGGGACAGGAGGGGATGCCGTTCCGGCCGCCGGCCGGCGATCTTCAGAAAGACGCCCAGGGTGCGCCAGGGCTCGGCGCAGGGATGGGTCAGCACCAGAAAATTGACCACCCGGCCGCCGCAGGCGGCAAGACGCCGGCGCAGGTAGGCCAGATGGGTGCGCCAGTAGCCCCGGCAGGAGATGACCGGCAGCACCGGCCGGTCATGGACCAGGGCCGGCGCATCCCGGTCCAGGAAGGAGAGGACAGGACCGCTGGGGCTGTAGGACCAGGTGGGACCGGCCACGACCACCAGCTGGAAGTCGCCAGCCGCCGGGGAGGAAAGCGGGGCGATGGCCAGCCGCTGCCGGAAGAAGGTGGCAAGCATCATCACCAGCGTCGGTGCGATGCCGGCCAGGGGAAAGCGCAGCGGGGCCAGGGGCTGCAGCCGCTCCACCACCACCTGGACCCCGGCCTCCGCCAGGCCCGCAGCCAGGGCTTGCACCAGGGCCCGGGTCTGGCCGGAGAAGGAGAAGGTCACGATGAGGACGCGCCGCTGGCTCACAGGCATCCCAGGAAGGCCTTCAGTGGAGCAGGGGCAACAGCATGGTGGCCAGGCTCAGGAAGATGGAAAAGCCGCACACGTCGGTGGTGGCGGTGATGAAAATGGAAGAGCCCAGCGCCGGATCCAGGCGCAAGGCCTTGAGGGTCAAGGGGATGCCGGAGCCCACCAGGCCAGCCACCAGCAGATTGGCCACCATGGCCAGGAACATGATCAGGCCCAGCCACGGGTTGCCGTGCCAGAGGAAGGCCACAAGGCCCATGACCACGCCGACCACCGCGCCATTGACGCAGCCGATCCCGGCCTCCCGCAGGATGGTGCGCCAGCCGGCTGCGGCCTCGATCTCGCCCAGGGCGATCCCCCGCACCGTCACCGCCAGGGTCTGGGTGCCGGCGTTGCCGGAAAGGCCGGCCACGATGGGCATCATCGCCGCCAGCACGATGTACCGGGAAAGGGTGTCCTGGAAATGGCTGACCACCAGGGAGGCCAGCATGGCTGTGCCCAGGTTCACGGTCAGCCACGGGCAACGCAGCCGGATGCTGGTGAAGATCGAGGCGCCGGGGTGCTCCTCGGCATCGGTGCCGGCCATGCGCAGCATGTCCTCGGTGGCCTCGGCAGTCACCACGTCCAGGGCATCGTCGTGGGTGACGATGCCCACCAGGGCGTCACCGCCGTTCACCACCGGCAGGGCGATGAGGTCGTGCTTGGCGATGAGGGCCGCGGTCTCCTCCTGGCTGTCGCCGGCCCGGACAAAGATCACGTCCGGGTTCATGATGTCCCCCACCCGGGCGCTGGGCCTGGCCAGGATCAGCCCCCGCAGGGAGACCAGACCCACCAGTTGGCGCCGGTCGTTGATGACATAGGCGTAGTAGATGGTCTCCTTGCCGGGCCACTCGTGGCGGAGCTTCTCCAGGGCTGCGGCGACGGTGAGCTCCGGCCGCAGGGTGACGTAGGCCGAGGTCATGATGGCGCCGGCAGTGCCCTCGGCATAGGCGGCCAGCTTGCGGATATCCTCCCGCTCCGCCCGGGCCAGCAAGGGGAAGATCTCGTCCTGGACCTCATCCGGCAGCTCCTTCATGAGATCCACCCGCTCGTCGGCGGACATGGCGCTCACGAGGTCGGCGACGGTCTCCCGGGGGATGGCCTCCGCCACCTGCCGTTGCACCGCCAGCGGCAGGTGGCCGAAGACCATGGCTCGCCGCAGGCGGGGGACCTCCGCGAGGATGGCCCAGATCTCGGCCGGCGACCGGTTCTCCAGACGCTCCGCCAGGGTGGCGTCCGGCAGCCCCTCCAGGGGATCGCGCTGGATGGTATCGAGGTCATGCAGCAGGACGGCGTCGAGGCTCGACGCCGCGGTCTGGCTGGTCATGGCTCACCTCCGTTGGAAGGCCGCCGGGCGGCGGCAGGAGGGAGCCGAAGGGGTGGGCCCAGGGGGCCCTACGGACGGCACCTCCTGCTGGCAGCGCCAAGGCCGGCGGCCAGCGGGCTCGCCAGACCCCGGCGGGCGGCGAGCAGTGACAAACGGCAACTAGGTCCAGGGTCGTCCATATGTTCCTTCCTGACTGAGGGATACTCCGGCGGCCTTCCAGAGGGCAGCCGCCTTCCAAGCGTGACAACTTCACCAATATAGTGGTCCTGCCGGACCTGTCAACGCCAAAACTAGCCAGGGCCGCAGCCGCGGCCCCGCAGATGGCGGGGCCAGGCTGTGCAAAACCGTTGCCGTGGCCAGGTCGCCCTCCTATACTGGACCGGCCGGCTGCCGTTGGCCGGTCTTCGCGAGGTCTTCACGCCATGCGTCTCATCGCCCTGGGCGACATCCACCTGGACGCCGCGGTCTGCCACTCCATTCCTGGCATCGGTCAGGCGGATGCGATCCTCATCACCGGGGATCTCACGAACTTCGGCGGCCGCCGCGAGGCCGCCGCGGTGCTGGCCACCCTTGCCACCGCCAACCCCAGGCTCTTTGCCGTGGCTGGCAATCTGGATCGGCCCGAGGTGAACGATCTTATGGCCGAGCAGGGGATCAGCCTGCACGGCCGAGCGATCCGCTTCGGGGAGTTGGCCATCTGCGGCCTCGGCGGCTCCAATCCCACCCCGTTTGCCACCCCCAACGAGCTGGCGGAAGACGAGCTGGCCCGCCTGCTGGCCGCAGCCTGGCAGCAGACCGCCGGGGCCGACACCGTGCTCCTGGTCAGCCACCCGCCCCCCTGGGGCACCCGCACGGACCGCCTGGCCTCGGGCCAGCACGTGGGGAGCCGCGCGGTGCGCGCCTTCATCGAGAGCCATCAGCCGGCCCTGTGCCTCACCGGCCACATCCATGAGGCCCGGGGCGAAGACCGGATCGGCGCCACCCGGATCATCAACCCGGGTCTGGTCCGCCAAGGCGGCTGGATCGAAGTGACCTGGCAGGACGGGATTCTTACGGGCCGGCTGCATCTCGGCCCGGGAGGCTGATCCATGGCAGACGAGGCGGCAGTGGATGTGCTGGTGGTGGGGGCCGGTTTGTCGGGCCTGGCGGTCGCGCACTTCCTGGCCAAACGCCAGCCCGGTGCCCGGATCGCCCTGCTGGAAGAAGGCCCGCGGCCCGGGGGTGCCATCGCCACCCTGCAGGAAGACGGTTTCCTGGCGGAATGGGGTCCCCACGGCTTCCTCGACAACGTCGCCGAAAGCCGCGAGCTTCTGGCGGATCTGGACCTGGCCGCCGATATCCAGAAGGCGCCCCTGTCCTCCTTTGTCCGCTACATCTGCCGCCGGGGCCGCCTGGTCCTGGTTCCCCAGTCACCGCCCCGGATCCTGGCCAGCCCCCTCCTCTCGTTCCGGGACAAGCTGCGGGTCCTGGGGGATCTGTGGCAGCCGCCCCTGGCCGGCGAGCCGACCGTGGCGGACTGGGCCAGCTACCGCTTCGGCAAGGGGGTGCTGCCGGTGGTGGACGCGGTGCTCACCGGCACCTATGCCGGCGATCTCAATCGGCTGGCCATCGATGCGGTGATGCCCGGCGTCCGGCGGCTGGAGCGGGAGCACGGCTCGGTGCTGGCCGGCCTGGTCGCCAGCCGCAAAGGCGGGAAGAAGGGGGAGCGCCGCGGGCTGCCGTCCATGGTCTCCTTCCGGCAGGGCATGGAGCGGCTGATCGAGGCGCTGGCCGAACGGCAGCCGGATCTGCGCCTGGCCACCGGCGTCACCTCCATCGTTGCCAAGGAGCCGGGCTGGCAGGCCCAGACCAGCCGGGAGGTGCTTACCGCCGGCCAGCTGGTGGTGGCCCTGCCGGTGAACCGCGCCTTGCCCCTCCTGGCCGCCCTGGGGCGGCCGCCGGTGGCCGCGGTGCCCGAGGCGCGGCTGGCCAACGTGGTCATGGGCTTCGGCCCAGAGGCCCAGGTGCCCTTCGGCTTCGGCTATCTGGCCCCGGAAGAGGAGCAGCGCTTCGCCATGGGCGCCCTTTTTTCCACCCACATGTTTCCAGGCCGGGCGCCGGCGGGCATGGTCCTGGTGGAGGCCCTGGTGGGCGGGCGCCGCCATCCCGAGCGCCTGGATCTGCCGGACGACACGCTCATCCGGCAGACCTACGCCGACCTGGCCCGCCTCATCCACCTGCCGGAGCCACCCCGCCATGTCCGGGTGCTGCGGCCCAAGGCCGGCATCCCCCAGCTGGAAGTGGGGCACCCAGGCCTGGTGGCCTGGCGGGATCAGCTGGTCGCCCGCCTACCCGGCCTCTTCGTCTGCGGCTTCGGCTGGAACGGCATCGGCATGAACGACATGATCAAAGAGGCCAGGGTGGTGGCCGGCCAGCTGGCCGAGCGCCACCTCCAGGCCAGCGAGGCGGCAGCCGTCAAGGGGGTGTACGTCTGAGGCCGGCGCCTCTACCCCAGGTCCCGCCCCAACCGCTCCACCAGGTGCTCGATCTCGGCCCGCACCCGGCCATCCCGCCGCACCAGGTCCCCCACCGTCTTCACCGCATGCACCACGGTGGAATGATCCCGGTTGAAGGCCTTGCCAATGGCAACCAGCCCCTGGTCGGTCAACCGGCGGGCCAGATACATCCCCACCTGCCGGGGAAAGGCCACCTCCCGCTTCCGGGTCTTGGACTGCAGCTCCGTCACCGGCACCCGGTAGGCGCGGCTGATGTAGGCCCGGATCGCCTCCACGGTCACAAGCGGCGTGCGGCCCACCAGATCGGCCACCAGCTCCTGCACCATCTGCCGATCCGGCGCCCGGCCTGCCAGATCCACCCGGGCCCGGAGGCCGACCACCGCGCTCTCCACCTGGCGGATGTCGCCCCGCAGGTTCTCCGCCAGGTACGCCGCCAGCTCCTCGGACAGCTCCAGGCTCACGTAGGCGCACTTGCGCTTGACGATCAGGCAGCGGGTGGCCGCATCCGGGGGGTTGATGGAGGTGACAAGGCCGGCGGCCAGCCGGGAGCGGAAGGTGGTGTGCAGCCCGGGGATGTCCCGGGGCGACTGGCTGCCGGTCAGGATCACCCGCTTGCCATTGGCCAGGAGGGCGTCCAGGGTGTCGTTCAGCTCCGTCTGGGTCCGCTCCTTGCCGGGCAGCCGATCGATACCCTCCAGCACCAGCACATCGCACTGGCGGCGGTACTTGTCCTTGACGCCCTCCAGGCCGCTGCCCCGC
This window contains:
- a CDS encoding TIGR02266 family protein, which translates into the protein MPLQAKDRRERRRVPARFPVDCVHAGNFLISYSANISADGMFVCTDRPLPVGTYLQLVFSIGELHEVAVAAKVAWINANGAISEPGMGVQFIDPPESLREMILSIVNRVAVLEPESAGP
- a CDS encoding metallophosphoesterase, producing the protein MRLIALGDIHLDAAVCHSIPGIGQADAILITGDLTNFGGRREAAAVLATLATANPRLFAVAGNLDRPEVNDLMAEQGISLHGRAIRFGELAICGLGGSNPTPFATPNELAEDELARLLAAAWQQTAGADTVLLVSHPPPWGTRTDRLASGQHVGSRAVRAFIESHQPALCLTGHIHEARGEDRIGATRIINPGLVRQGGWIEVTWQDGILTGRLHLGPGG
- the hemG gene encoding protoporphyrinogen oxidase, with the translated sequence MADEAAVDVLVVGAGLSGLAVAHFLAKRQPGARIALLEEGPRPGGAIATLQEDGFLAEWGPHGFLDNVAESRELLADLDLAADIQKAPLSSFVRYICRRGRLVLVPQSPPRILASPLLSFRDKLRVLGDLWQPPLAGEPTVADWASYRFGKGVLPVVDAVLTGTYAGDLNRLAIDAVMPGVRRLEREHGSVLAGLVASRKGGKKGERRGLPSMVSFRQGMERLIEALAERQPDLRLATGVTSIVAKEPGWQAQTSREVLTAGQLVVALPVNRALPLLAALGRPPVAAVPEARLANVVMGFGPEAQVPFGFGYLAPEEEQRFAMGALFSTHMFPGRAPAGMVLVEALVGGRRHPERLDLPDDTLIRQTYADLARLIHLPEPPRHVRVLRPKAGIPQLEVGHPGLVAWRDQLVARLPGLFVCGFGWNGIGMNDMIKEARVVAGQLAERHLQASEAAAVKGVYV
- the dnaA gene encoding chromosomal replication initiator protein DnaA, which produces MAWTRVKAILKDRLPDSTYRLWIESLACEREADNRLVLVCPDRFSLNWIADNYLPLMREAAGQAGWSGEIRLEVAQAVPEGTAAGPVQPCLPTMAPGRAQIRTLNPRYTFEQFVVGSCNALAFSACRAIASGDQAYGPSLYLEAGTGLGKTHLAQAVTHHLLQHDPGARLIYTTVGQFSQEVVEGVRGSGLEGVKDKYRRQCDVLVLEGIDRLPGKERTQTELNDTLDALLANGKRVILTGSQSPRDIPGLHTTFRSRLAAGLVTSINPPDAATRCLIVKRKCAYVSLELSEELAAYLAENLRGDIRQVESAVVGLRARVDLAGRAPDRQMVQELVADLVGRTPLVTVEAIRAYISRAYRVPVTELQSKTRKREVAFPRQVGMYLARRLTDQGLVAIGKAFNRDHSTVVHAVKTVGDLVRRDGRVRAEIEHLVERLGRDLG
- a CDS encoding DUF6485 family protein, yielding MECNKERNLTRCNCTYDPCPRKGLCCECLRYHLRQRQLPGCCFPAQAEGTFDRSFEHFARLVANRQA
- the mgtE gene encoding magnesium transporter encodes the protein MTSQTAASSLDAVLLHDLDTIQRDPLEGLPDATLAERLENRSPAEIWAILAEVPRLRRAMVFGHLPLAVQRQVAEAIPRETVADLVSAMSADERVDLMKELPDEVQDEIFPLLARAEREDIRKLAAYAEGTAGAIMTSAYVTLRPELTVAAALEKLRHEWPGKETIYYAYVINDRRQLVGLVSLRGLILARPSARVGDIMNPDVIFVRAGDSQEETAALIAKHDLIALPVVNGGDALVGIVTHDDALDVVTAEATEDMLRMAGTDAEEHPGASIFTSIRLRCPWLTVNLGTAMLASLVVSHFQDTLSRYIVLAAMMPIVAGLSGNAGTQTLAVTVRGIALGEIEAAAGWRTILREAGIGCVNGAVVGVVMGLVAFLWHGNPWLGLIMFLAMVANLLVAGLVGSGIPLTLKALRLDPALGSSIFITATTDVCGFSIFLSLATMLLPLLH
- the cobO gene encoding cob(I)yrinic acid a,c-diamide adenosyltransferase; protein product: MTPPTQATEDAGLTILFTGDGKGKTTAAFGQALRAAGQGLAVSIVQFLKGPWPTGEEKACAAIPGITLQRCGAGFTWQGPDLAIHRQAAMAGWEMACRQMAEDRFDLLILDELTHLIALEFVSEVQILDGIRCRPRRLHLVITGRGATPALLAACDLVTEMRAIRHPFARGLPARKGIEY
- a CDS encoding HDOD domain-containing protein, which codes for MDADRTLPLEELADLLVDLNDVLVRLQPDGRISALFGHVEELFGQPATDLLGTDIGLLLSEDVLASFLKAPQKKILYCTVRRPDKRAVPVSVSVHRVPAGNGTAGYLLTIRDISEKLELQKSLRRVAVLEYEKRRADQAEHVFSELIHNVKNRLVVVSGFARLLTKQLDRFELAWPATAKGQEPLAACLAKIRESGARIMGQAAETLDMVDLINQKTYRDRETSRREINLNELLRTELKIVAMGARLEGMTNTVSLANSLPPVVGLYSDLSQIFVNLIKNALEAMHQSAVRNLIVRTYHDQDFNIVEISDTGPGVPEELREKIFEPFFTTKRGPRGETGIAGCPGTGLGLSSTRRILHHYAGDVVCLANPAGGATFRVRIPYPKQLHRRLAGMDRQGLERELEVILHSTEFLPTLPDALTAIMEVIQEDQTLAAIAEALTADYSVLEKILAVANSAYFGLQHPVTSCREAILQLGLNEVRSIVQTVLVSHSLYNNPRLPGLERLWQHALGTALLADELGRRLPDPGGELGFAYLTGLLHDVGEVLLRLAFPADCHLEVDLLERKKGILSPDDPTLVVHACLGQVFLKNRTRLPEPILDAILHHNRLPPPSGQPLARVLFLADKIERYYPNADPAYQKIIATMAQDWLAIDPTGLEAVRERALSKLHGLTQRLGVRA